Proteins encoded in a region of the Streptomyces sp. NBC_00513 genome:
- a CDS encoding WGR domain-containing protein, whose translation MAGETTYMELSQDDGGAHKFYEVTVDGTAVTVRYGRIGADGQVQNSSFPTVEKARAAAAKKIGEKVRKGYAPAVRGARAARSVTRRQVTSAPSTARAVAPVLWRFRTGSSAFGIHVDEDRCWVGNQSGDVYTLSHGGEVLARYSLPDGVKCLVADEFWIYAGCDDGTVYDLSSKVPFGAYDIAADVDIFWLDIREGVLNVSDRSGGLTVIDHEDEFQWSRRSSGSNAWMVRADERAVYHGHSKGVTAYAPDGGRELWHTATDGSVLFGWQEDDAVYAGTGRNTVQRLSKATGAVEASYRCDAAVYSCATSPDGRHVFAGDLSSSVYCFDADGRRLWKLGTGSGSALSMQYLDGRLYLVTTDGSLVCVDASEQAITAAQQGSVPMAVDVKSAAALPVFTPAASASAVATISVAAAPAGGVVVECVQQGGRTRVQVVSDGFESGWNVQFPRGIREAGARYVVEGLHAASGGFYRVRGEIRRLV comes from the coding sequence ATGGCCGGCGAGACGACGTACATGGAGCTGTCGCAGGACGACGGCGGGGCGCACAAGTTCTACGAGGTGACGGTGGACGGCACGGCCGTCACCGTGCGGTACGGGCGCATCGGCGCGGACGGCCAGGTGCAGAACTCCTCCTTCCCGACGGTGGAGAAGGCCCGCGCGGCGGCCGCGAAGAAGATCGGGGAGAAGGTCCGCAAGGGCTACGCCCCGGCGGTTCGCGGTGCCCGCGCGGCGCGGTCGGTGACCCGCAGGCAGGTGACCTCGGCCCCGTCGACGGCGCGCGCGGTGGCTCCGGTGCTGTGGCGTTTCCGCACGGGCTCCTCGGCGTTCGGGATCCACGTGGACGAGGACCGCTGCTGGGTCGGCAACCAGTCGGGAGACGTCTACACGCTGAGCCACGGCGGCGAGGTGCTGGCCCGGTACTCGCTGCCGGACGGGGTGAAGTGCCTGGTGGCGGACGAGTTCTGGATCTACGCGGGCTGTGACGACGGCACGGTGTACGACCTTTCGTCGAAGGTGCCGTTCGGGGCGTACGACATCGCCGCGGACGTGGACATCTTCTGGCTCGACATCCGCGAGGGCGTGCTGAACGTGTCCGACCGCAGCGGCGGCCTGACCGTCATCGACCACGAGGACGAGTTCCAGTGGTCGCGGCGCTCGTCGGGGTCCAACGCCTGGATGGTGCGGGCCGACGAGCGGGCGGTGTACCACGGCCACAGCAAGGGCGTGACGGCCTACGCCCCGGACGGCGGGCGGGAGTTGTGGCACACGGCGACCGACGGTTCGGTGCTGTTCGGCTGGCAGGAGGACGACGCCGTGTACGCGGGTACCGGGCGCAACACGGTGCAGCGGCTGTCGAAGGCGACGGGCGCGGTGGAGGCCTCGTACCGGTGTGACGCGGCGGTGTACTCGTGTGCGACCTCGCCGGACGGGCGGCACGTGTTCGCGGGTGACCTCTCCTCCTCCGTGTACTGCTTCGACGCGGACGGCCGGCGGCTGTGGAAGCTGGGCACGGGCAGTGGGTCGGCGCTGTCCATGCAGTACCTCGACGGGCGGCTGTACCTGGTCACCACGGACGGTTCGCTGGTGTGCGTGGACGCGAGCGAGCAGGCCATCACGGCCGCGCAGCAGGGTTCGGTGCCGATGGCGGTGGATGTCAAGTCGGCCGCCGCGCTGCCCGTGTTCACCCCGGCCGCGTCCGCCTCGGCGGTGGCGACGATCTCGGTGGCCGCGGCGCCGGCGGGCGGTGTGGTGGTGGAGTGCGTCCAGCAGGGCGGGCGGACGCGGGTGCAGGTGGTGTCCGACGGCTTCGAGTCCGGCTGGAACGTGCAGTTCCCGCGCGGGATCCGGGAGGCCGGCGCCCGCTACGTGGTGGAGGGGTTGCATGCGGCGTCCGGCGGTTTCTACCGGGTGCGCGGGGAGATACGCCGACTGGTCTGA